The genomic DNA GGCCAGAATGCCCTCGCGGCGGGCCTTCTCCGCGATCTCGACCAGGGTGGTGATCGAGTCCTTCATCGACGGTTCCTTGTGCATCAGCGCCTTCAGGAAAACCTTGCTGGCCGACATCATGTTGCCCATGGGGAAATTCATGAACAGCGCGCCGATGGTGCCCCCCAGAACGATCAGCAGGGAGCCCACGTCAAAGAAGAACAGAGCTCCCGGCTTGGACGCGATCGCGAAGATCACGAAGCCGTAACCAAGCAGGAGTCCGATCAGGGTTGAAAGGTCCATCCGGGGCAGTTTCCCTTGAGATCACCAGACTGTCCGAAGCCCGACCTGTCCATTCCGTCACACGGGATCCACGTGACGCCGGCCGGGCAAGGGGCCTTTTCCTTATCGGCGACACACCGCGAAACTTGGGCCGCGAGGGCTCCGGAAGCAGCTTTGGACCGTTCTGTCAGAAGAAACCGCGAGGGCCGGAAGAAATGACCCCTTCTTCCGCGGAAACCCCTTCCCCCATCCGGTCACGGACGGGAGTAGGAGAATCCGGCGCATCCACTCACGAATCAGGCCAGGGTCTAGCGCTTGATCCGGATGACTTCGTCCAGCAGGGTATCGGCCGTGGTGATGATCTTGGCCGCGGCCTGGTATCCACGCTGGGCCACGATCATCTCGGTGAATTCCCGGGTCAGGTCGGCGTTGGACATTTCCAGATAGCCGGACTGGATCGAGGTGCTGTTGTTGAGTCCGGCCTGGATCAGACGGGCCTGCCCGCTGGCCCCGTTGGCCACGTAGGCACTCTCGCCCGCGGCGGTCAGGCCCTGCTCGTTGGCGAAGTCGGCCAGCACCAGTTGGGCCAGCGTGCGGCTGTGCCCATTGGTGAAGGCGCCCACGACGGTGCCGTCTTCCTGGATTTCCAGCTGCTCGAGCATGCCCATCGCGAACCCATCCTGGGCGTAGGCCTGGGTGCTGAAGTCTCGCGAACTCTGGGTGATGCCGTTGTTGCTGCCGATGGTGCCGGGGTCCAGCACGAGAGTCACTTCGGCCGCCCCGCCCGTCGGCAGGAAACTGAGGCCACTGGCTCCGCCATCGTAGGTGAACGTGGCCAGATTGCCCGCGCTGTCAAAGGATACGCTGCCGCTGCCGCCCCCACTGATCGTGGCGCCAGCCACATCGGCGTTCCAGAGCCAGGTGTTGTCCTCGGAAGAGCGGGTGAAGGTCACGTCCAGAGGCCAGGGCGTGCCCAGACTGTCGTACACCGTGATCGAGGTGCTGTGACTCGTGGGCTGGATTTCCAGGCTGAAACTGCCGTCGGTGAACCCGCCACTGGCCGACTCGATCATCAGGCCGTTGGGCAGCTCCAGCTGGCTCACCGCTCCGCTGCTGCTGCTGGTGACCTCGGTGATCGGTCCCAGGGAAAAGCTCTGGGTCTGGCCGTCCACGGCCAGAAAACTGCCGCTGGCCATCAGCTCGCCCGTTCCCTGAAGGGACACGGGAGCGCCAAGGGCCGAGTCGAGCGCCGCACCGGTGATCTCGAGACTGTTGCCCGCGCCCCAGACCTCGCCCACCAGCTGCAGGGTTCCCGACTGCGTGTTCCAGCCAAAGCCGGGAATCTGGTTTTCCATGCGCGTCAGCAGGTCCTCGAGGGTCGAGTCCAGGGTCAGCCCGTCCAGACTCACGCTGCGGTCCGAGCTTTCCCCTTCCTGCACGCGCAGGCTGGTCAGCTGGTCCAGCAGACTGGAGTCGCTGATCCAGGTGCTCAGAGGAGACTGCAGATCCGCGGTGGTCCGGGTGGTATCCTGGAGGCCCTGGCTGATCGTGTTGACCACGGTCACATCCAGGCTGCCACCCACACCGGCGGTGGTGGTGCCACTCACCGAACTGGCGTTGGCCGTGTTGCCCGCCAGCAGCGAGGCGGTGGACTGGCTGGCATCGGCGTCCAGATTGCTGCGGAACATCACGCGACCGGTGGCCTGGGGTTCTTCCTTCATGCCCAGTGGCAATGTGATCGCCCCGTAATCGGCCAGCGGGCCGAAATTGCCCGAGGCATCGGCCATCAGGCCCATCACCGAATTGCCGCCCGCATCCACCAGCGTGCCCAGGGCATTGAAGACGAAGGCGCCGTTGCGCGTGTACATGGTGCGCCCGTTGTCTTCGGTCATGAAGTAGCCCCGCCCCATCAGGGCCAGGTCGGTGACCTGCCCGGTCAGTTCCAGGCTGCCCTGTTCGTGGATCCGGTCGATCGAGCCCACGCTGGAGCCCAGACCCACCTGCAGCGGATTGCGGCCCTGGCTGGCATCCGAGGGGCCGGTGGCGTCCCGCAGGGTCTGGGAGAAACTGTCCTGCAGATTCACCCGACTGCGCTTGAAGCCCGTCGTGTTGGCGTTGGCCACGTTGTTGCCCACCACTTCCAGCTTGGTCTGCTGGTTGCGCAAGCCGGCGACTCCCGTGTACAAAGATCTCAGCATGGTTCACCTCACCGTTGGCGGCCCCGGCAGGCGGGACCGCAATCCTGTCACACTCTAGATGTTCTGACGCAAGCGATCGCCGGCACTGTTTCCGGGCACGACCACGAAGGGATCCTCGGGATCCGGACCGGGCTCCACCCCGGCATCTCCACCGGTCTCGCGCACTTCGCTGACCTGGGAGAGACTCAGTTCCATGCCGTCCAGCACCAGCCAGGCGATGCCGTCACGGAAACGCACACTGTCCACGGGAGCCACGATCAGGGCCCGCGCGGACAGGCTGGCTCCGGCGGTGTCCTCGCCCTCGATGCGGACGTGATAGGTCCCGTCGGGCAGGGTCCGGCCGTTGGCGTCCTTGCCGTCCCAGGCAATCTCTTCGGCGGGATCGTCCACCTCGAGCACGCGCACCACGCGTCCATCCTCGTCCGTGATGCTCAGGCTGAGGTGGCTGGGGGGCGAGGAAGCTTCCCAGTGGATCACGGTTCCGGAACCATCCAGGCGCACGCGGTCGTCCACGGCCACCACGGTCTGACCAATCAGGCCCGCAGCCATGTTGCTCTGCAGGGCACCGGCCACGGCCATGTCCTGCTCGAGGCCGTTCTGCAGGCTGGCGTTCATGTTCTCCAGCTGCTCCAGGCTGCTGAACTGGGCCAGCTGGCTCGAGAACTGCTGGTTGTCCACCGGATTCAGCGGGTCCTGATTGGCCAGCTGGGTCACCAGCAGACGCAGGAAGTCGTCCTTGCCCAGGGCCGACGCGCTGCCCGTGCCGCTGTCGAGTCGGCTGCCCGTGGTGGCGTACCCGGTGGGGGAAATGGTGCTCATGGGGTCTCCTCCCGTTGCTGGGCCGCCAGGGTTTCCTGGAAGGCCGATTCCATGCGGTCGCGCGCCAGCTGCCAGCCTGACTGGCGTGGATCACGCCCGGGTTGCCGTCCCTGGGACTGGCCGTCCCGGTTGTCCGGGTTGGCCTGTTCGTGACGGGTTTCGCCGCTGGAGAGCAGGTCCACCTTGTCCAGGCGGATTCCGCTGGCTGCCAGCTGGTCCTTCAGTTCGCCCAGAGCCTGCTCGATGCGGCGCCGGGGTTCCGGGTGCTCCACCAGAATCCGGATCTGGACTCCGCCATCGCGCTGCTCCAGACTCAGCTGCAGAGTGCCCAGTTCGGGCGGTTTGAGCTGGATCAGGGCTTCGCTCTTCTCCTTGCCTTCGCCCACCAGAAAGCGGATCTGGCCGCAGAGCGTATCCAGCAGGCCGCGCAGGTCACGCACTTCCATGCGTGAGTCGCCGGCCTCGGCCACCAGAGCCTTGAAACTTGCCGCAGAGCGCACACCCGTGTCAGCGACGGCGTTCCCCGCAAGTGCTCCAGGTACCGGTACGTCGGGAATCTCGACCCGCGGGGCGGCCGGGACTCGCCGGGTCTGGACCATTCCCGGCAGTTTCAGCGCCGGGACCGTCGGGGTCACCTTCTGGCTCACGCTTCCTGCGTGTGCCAGTCGGGAAGCCAGGCCGGCGGCTTCGGTTCGCCCCAGCAGACTGGTTTCGGGCAGGCGGAACAGCAGGGCTCCCCGCCGCTGGGGCAGCAGGATCAGGGGAATCGTCCTGCCTTCGGGCAGGCGAAATCCGCTGCCCTGGCGGGCCAGCGCGGCCCGCGCGGAGGGGCCTTCGGGTTTCCTGCGATCGGCGGCGGCCTTGCTGGCGGCGCGTGCTTCCTCGATACCGGTCGTGGCATGGGGCTGTGGCACGGCGGGCGAGTTCAGCAGTCCGGCCAGCTGCTGGGCGAAGCTGGCGGCCACGGTCTGGGTGCCATCCGGGTTCTCGGCCTGAGCGTTGCCGCCGCTCTTCAGGGGAGCCTCGGTCATGCTGGCCTGCCCACCGGCGGGGATCACGGGAAGTCCGATCATCGCCGCTGGCCCGCCTGTTTGAGAGTGGCGCGTTCGCGAATCAGCCGGGCGATTTCCGCCGCCTTTTCCGGGGGCATGGCCGCCAGAATCTTGGCGGCCGTGCGCTCCTCGATGCTCAGCAGGATTCCGGCCACCGCCGCGTTGTCCATCTTCAGCATCACGGGCGCGGCCTTGGCGGGCTGCATGGATCCGAAGACCCGGGAGAGACGCTCCAGGTCCTGGTCCTTCAGGTCCACCTTGCGGTCGTCCATGGTGCCCAGCTCGGCCTGGAGCTGCTGCAGGCGCGTGGTGAGAGCCTCGGTGGAATCCTTGAGGATCGCCACTTCCTCGTTCTTCTCGAGCACGTGATCCACCAGCTCGTCCACCACGATGCTCAGGCTGTCCTGGAGCAGGCTGTCGACCACGGCCACCGTGTCGGCGACCAGTTCTTCCTGGACCTGGGCCAGAGGCACCGTGACCTGGCTGCGCACATTGCGGAAGTAGAAGAACATGCCCGTGTTGACAATGGCCATCGAGAGCAGGAAAC from Candidatus Delongbacteria bacterium includes the following:
- a CDS encoding flagellar hook-basal body complex protein produces the protein MLRSLYTGVAGLRNQQTKLEVVGNNVANANTTGFKRSRVNLQDSFSQTLRDATGPSDASQGRNPLQVGLGSSVGSIDRIHEQGSLELTGQVTDLALMGRGYFMTEDNGRTMYTRNGAFVFNALGTLVDAGGNSVMGLMADASGNFGPLADYGAITLPLGMKEEPQATGRVMFRSNLDADASQSTASLLAGNTANASSVSGTTTAGVGGSLDVTVVNTISQGLQDTTRTTADLQSPLSTWISDSSLLDQLTSLRVQEGESSDRSVSLDGLTLDSTLEDLLTRMENQIPGFGWNTQSGTLQLVGEVWGAGNSLEITGAALDSALGAPVSLQGTGELMASGSFLAVDGQTQSFSLGPITEVTSSSSGAVSQLELPNGLMIESASGGFTDGSFSLEIQPTSHSTSITVYDSLGTPWPLDVTFTRSSEDNTWLWNADVAGATISGGGSGSVSFDSAGNLATFTYDGGASGLSFLPTGGAAEVTLVLDPGTIGSNNGITQSSRDFSTQAYAQDGFAMGMLEQLEIQEDGTVVGAFTNGHSRTLAQLVLADFANEQGLTAAGESAYVANGASGQARLIQAGLNNSTSIQSGYLEMSNADLTREFTEMIVAQRGYQAAAKIITTADTLLDEVIRIKR
- a CDS encoding flagellar hook-length control protein FliK: MIGLPVIPAGGQASMTEAPLKSGGNAQAENPDGTQTVAASFAQQLAGLLNSPAVPQPHATTGIEEARAASKAAADRRKPEGPSARAALARQGSGFRLPEGRTIPLILLPQRRGALLFRLPETSLLGRTEAAGLASRLAHAGSVSQKVTPTVPALKLPGMVQTRRVPAAPRVEIPDVPVPGALAGNAVADTGVRSAASFKALVAEAGDSRMEVRDLRGLLDTLCGQIRFLVGEGKEKSEALIQLKPPELGTLQLSLEQRDGGVQIRILVEHPEPRRRIEQALGELKDQLAASGIRLDKVDLLSSGETRHEQANPDNRDGQSQGRQPGRDPRQSGWQLARDRMESAFQETLAAQQREETP